The following proteins are co-located in the Spinactinospora alkalitolerans genome:
- a CDS encoding DeoR/GlpR family DNA-binding transcription regulator, whose translation MYAEERQRLILERARREGRVDVAQLASEFEVTYETIRRDLTALERHGVLRRVHGGAIPVERLGFEPTLTVRDSVMTEEKERIAKAALAELPDEGAILLDAGSTTGRLAEQLPTDRELTVVTNSVSIALTLTPRTNINLMLLGGRLRTRTQATVDGWALQALEETFVDVAFMATNGVSAERGLTTPDTAEAMVKRAMIRSARRAVLLADHTKVGNDHFTRFATVDDVDCIITDTGLAAGLGDELSALGPRVVMA comes from the coding sequence ATGTACGCGGAAGAACGCCAGCGGCTGATTCTCGAGCGTGCCCGCCGGGAGGGACGTGTGGACGTCGCCCAGCTCGCCTCGGAGTTCGAAGTGACCTACGAGACGATCCGGCGCGACCTCACCGCTCTGGAACGCCACGGCGTCCTGCGCCGGGTGCACGGCGGCGCGATCCCGGTCGAACGACTGGGTTTCGAGCCGACCCTGACCGTGCGGGACTCCGTGATGACCGAGGAGAAGGAGCGGATCGCCAAGGCCGCCCTGGCCGAACTGCCCGATGAAGGGGCGATCCTGCTGGACGCCGGTTCCACCACCGGGCGGCTCGCCGAGCAGCTCCCGACCGACCGCGAGCTCACGGTCGTCACCAACTCGGTCTCCATCGCCCTGACGCTCACCCCCCGCACCAACATCAACCTGATGCTGTTGGGCGGCCGGCTGCGCACCCGCACCCAGGCCACCGTGGACGGCTGGGCGCTCCAGGCGCTGGAGGAGACGTTCGTGGACGTGGCTTTCATGGCGACGAACGGCGTCTCCGCGGAACGCGGGCTCACCACGCCGGACACGGCCGAGGCCATGGTCAAGCGGGCGATGATCCGTTCCGCTCGGCGCGCCGTGCTGCTGGCCGACCACACCAAGGTCGGCAACGACCACTTCACCCGGTTCGCCACCGTCGACGACGTCGACTGCATCATCACCGACACCGGACTCGCGGCCGGCCTCGGCGACGAGCTCTC
- a CDS encoding AMP-binding protein: MRQKSENPPPPEPRFTGLGDLPYQGRDAVRHDGGFAHKVGGQWRHLTATEFMRDVTSVAKGLVAAGVSAGDRVVLACGTRYEWALIAFAVWAARGVLVPVHPSCPVARLQHLLRDSLPAAVIVENERHARAVAGIRHEFPGLARIWRLDDSLGTDPDSGLNTGLKTIMTAGAYMDPSAILLRRQETKRDDIAVIAHPATTERGSPCAALTHGNLLACAENLIGRAQPLLDAVPAGEAGTLMHLPLAGTFGQSMLIAGVMARVHIGFPPRGSSLLHETRGFAPTILLARPSFLERVHGIEHAIEHEKSNMPGWDNLGAFNSATEHAIEMSKGGRRGLWRRVSHAMHGWLYTRIRDHLGGQVRFIVCSGAVPERMTHFFTGVGMPVLQGFGITETAGPFTLNVGGESPAGSTGRPIPGMQVRISSLGEVEVRGAAVFRGYWSSPESARTAFREGWLATGVSGRFVSDGSLVVEHGPRRRAHTVAAPSGTAPALPPPDDWRADSRRARHARPASAPPEEPRPPLPRSGGLPRR, encoded by the coding sequence ATGCGACAGAAAAGCGAAAATCCCCCTCCGCCGGAACCGCGGTTCACAGGACTCGGAGACCTGCCCTACCAGGGCCGCGACGCCGTGCGACACGACGGAGGGTTCGCGCACAAGGTCGGCGGCCAGTGGAGGCACCTCACCGCGACCGAGTTCATGCGCGACGTCACCTCGGTCGCCAAAGGGCTCGTCGCCGCGGGCGTCTCCGCCGGCGACCGCGTGGTCCTCGCATGCGGCACGCGCTACGAGTGGGCGCTGATCGCCTTCGCGGTGTGGGCCGCCCGCGGCGTCCTCGTCCCCGTCCACCCCTCATGCCCGGTCGCGCGGCTGCAGCACCTCCTGCGCGATTCGCTGCCCGCCGCCGTGATCGTGGAGAACGAGCGGCACGCGCGCGCCGTCGCCGGGATCCGGCACGAATTCCCCGGCCTGGCCCGCATATGGCGCCTCGACGACTCCCTCGGCACCGATCCGGACAGCGGCCTGAACACGGGGCTCAAGACGATCATGACGGCCGGGGCCTACATGGACCCGTCCGCCATCCTCCTCCGCCGGCAGGAGACCAAGCGCGACGACATCGCCGTGATAGCCCACCCCGCCACCACGGAGCGGGGCTCTCCCTGCGCGGCCCTCACCCACGGCAACCTGCTCGCCTGCGCCGAGAACCTGATCGGGCGGGCGCAGCCGCTGCTCGACGCCGTCCCCGCGGGCGAGGCCGGCACGCTCATGCACCTGCCCCTGGCGGGGACGTTCGGCCAGAGCATGCTGATCGCCGGCGTCATGGCGCGCGTCCACATCGGATTCCCGCCCCGCGGCTCCTCACTGCTGCACGAGACCCGCGGATTCGCCCCCACGATCCTGCTCGCGCGGCCCTCCTTCCTTGAACGCGTCCACGGCATCGAGCACGCGATCGAGCACGAGAAGTCGAACATGCCCGGCTGGGACAACCTCGGCGCCTTCAACTCCGCCACCGAACACGCCATCGAGATGAGCAAGGGCGGACGCCGCGGACTGTGGCGGCGCGTCTCGCACGCGATGCACGGATGGCTCTACACCCGCATCCGCGACCACCTGGGCGGCCAGGTGAGGTTCATCGTGTGCTCCGGCGCGGTGCCCGAGCGCATGACCCATTTCTTCACCGGTGTGGGCATGCCCGTCCTCCAGGGGTTCGGGATCACCGAGACCGCCGGCCCGTTCACGCTGAACGTCGGCGGGGAGAGCCCCGCGGGGAGCACGGGGCGGCCGATACCGGGGATGCAGGTGCGGATCTCCTCCCTCGGCGAGGTGGAGGTGCGGGGCGCGGCCGTGTTCCGCGGGTACTGGAGCTCCCCCGAATCCGCCCGCACGGCCTTCCGCGAGGGCTGGCTGGCCACGGGCGTGTCCGGCCGGTTCGTCTCCGACGGCTCCCTGGTCGTCGAGCACGGACCCCGGCGACGGGCGCACACCGTCGCCGCTCCCTCCGGCACGGCTCCGGCCCTGCCGCCCCCGGACGACTGGAGGGCCGACAGCCGCCGCGCCAGGCACGCCCGCCCCGCATCGGCGCCGCCGGAGGAGCCCCGGCCGCCGCTGCCCCGATCAGGCGGCCTCCCCAGGAGATGA
- a CDS encoding ADP-ribosylglycohydrolase family protein, with the protein MTRSRSGLEDYRSRVRGCLFGGAVGDALGAPVEFMTLDGIRAEHGPAGVREYVADYADGSPRHGLVTDDTQMTLFSVEGLIRAGVRQDRGLGFNPLGVVHHAYLRWFETQTLQEPSGHPDGWLREERWLYARRAPGDTCLNALGRGAGTPDRPYGTAAENDSKGCGGVMRSAPFGLLPPEGAPGDAYIFTIAAQAAGLTHGHPTGRLASGALALLIHRLVAGDDLRTALDAAMVELRGHESHEETDAALDQALRAAATEPVSAETVEGLGGGWIAEEALAIAVYAALVHPEPEEFTDALALAVTHSGDSDSTGAVCGNVLGALHGETALPPELTFEVEGRGTIGQLADDFVWEFTEGNRLHDDYGPPSRWTRRYPGG; encoded by the coding sequence ATGACCCGGAGCAGGTCGGGGCTGGAGGACTACCGGTCGCGGGTGCGGGGCTGCCTGTTCGGCGGTGCCGTCGGTGACGCCCTCGGCGCGCCGGTGGAGTTCATGACGCTCGACGGTATCCGCGCCGAGCACGGACCGGCCGGCGTGCGGGAGTACGTCGCCGACTACGCCGACGGTTCGCCGCGCCACGGTCTGGTCACCGACGACACCCAGATGACGCTCTTCAGCGTCGAAGGGCTGATCCGGGCCGGTGTCCGTCAGGACCGCGGGTTGGGCTTCAACCCGCTGGGCGTGGTCCACCACGCCTACCTGCGCTGGTTCGAGACCCAGACGCTGCAGGAACCCTCCGGCCACCCCGACGGCTGGCTGCGGGAGGAGCGCTGGCTCTACGCCCGGCGCGCGCCCGGCGACACCTGCCTCAACGCGCTGGGGCGCGGCGCCGGGACCCCGGACCGGCCCTACGGCACGGCGGCGGAGAACGACTCGAAGGGGTGCGGCGGCGTCATGCGCAGCGCGCCGTTCGGACTGCTGCCCCCGGAGGGCGCTCCCGGCGACGCCTACATCTTCACCATCGCGGCCCAGGCCGCGGGACTCACCCATGGGCACCCCACGGGGCGGCTCGCCTCCGGCGCGCTCGCGCTGCTCATCCACCGCCTGGTGGCGGGGGACGACCTGCGGACCGCTCTGGACGCGGCAATGGTGGAGCTGCGCGGGCACGAGTCCCACGAGGAGACGGACGCGGCACTCGACCAGGCCCTGCGGGCCGCCGCGACCGAGCCGGTGTCCGCTGAGACGGTGGAGGGGCTCGGCGGCGGCTGGATCGCGGAGGAGGCGCTGGCGATCGCGGTCTACGCGGCTCTGGTGCACCCGGAGCCCGAGGAGTTCACCGACGCGCTGGCACTCGCCGTCACGCACTCCGGTGACAGCGACTCCACCGGTGCGGTCTGCGGCAACGTCCTCGGCGCGCTGCACGGCGAGACGGCGCTGCCTCCGGAGCTGACCTTCGAGGTGGAGGGCCGCGGCACCATCGGCCAGCTCGCCGACGACTTCGTGTGGGAGTTCACCGAGGGGAACCGGCTGCACGACGACTACGGGCCGCCCTCGCGGTGGACCCGGCGCTATCCGGGCGGGTGA
- a CDS encoding carboxylesterase/lipase family protein — MEVVAKTRAGEVRGVRNDGIAVFRGIPYAAAPVGPDRFRPPRAPERWDGVRDATEFGPTAPRPAYPETVGQLLVERFIPGEDVLNLNVWTPDLGAAGLPVMVWIHGGAFTNGSGSEPIYEASAFARDGVVAVTFNYRLGADGFCLLEDAPANLGLLDQIAALEWVRDNIAGFGGDPGNVTVFGESAGAMSVATLLSIPRTEGLFRRAVAQSGAGNAVADPRDAATVARVLAERLGVAPTAEALSGVATEDLLREQSRISLEVRGGSDPEVWGERIAGGSMMLPFAPVLDGALIEHMPTEAMRAGAGHGVDLLFGSNTEEYRLFLAPTGLLDLVSEDHLPGYLARAGLAAGASAVYGASGPLSTPGDVLSAVITDQRFRIPAYRMAEARAKAPAGTFGYEFAWRTPQMDGRLGACHALEIPFVFDNLAVGSGLTGPDAPEALAAAMHGAWVRFAATGDPGWPRWTPHTRTAMRFDHPASAVVDDPGAETRRLWDGVLT, encoded by the coding sequence GTGGAGGTCGTGGCCAAGACGCGCGCCGGCGAGGTGCGCGGAGTCCGGAACGACGGGATCGCGGTGTTCCGCGGCATTCCCTACGCGGCCGCTCCGGTGGGCCCCGACCGGTTCCGGCCGCCGCGCGCGCCGGAGCGCTGGGACGGGGTCCGCGACGCGACGGAGTTCGGCCCCACCGCTCCGCGCCCGGCCTACCCCGAAACCGTCGGCCAACTGCTGGTCGAACGCTTCATCCCCGGCGAGGACGTCCTGAACCTCAACGTCTGGACCCCCGACCTCGGGGCGGCCGGGCTGCCGGTCATGGTCTGGATCCACGGCGGCGCGTTCACCAACGGCTCGGGCTCGGAGCCGATCTACGAGGCGAGCGCCTTCGCCCGCGACGGCGTGGTGGCGGTGACCTTCAACTACCGGCTCGGCGCGGACGGCTTCTGCCTGCTGGAGGACGCCCCCGCCAACCTCGGCCTGCTGGACCAGATCGCCGCGCTGGAGTGGGTGCGCGACAACATCGCCGGCTTCGGCGGCGACCCGGGCAACGTCACGGTCTTCGGGGAGTCGGCCGGCGCCATGAGCGTCGCCACCCTGCTCTCGATCCCCCGGACCGAGGGGCTCTTCCGGCGGGCCGTCGCCCAGTCCGGTGCGGGCAACGCCGTGGCCGATCCCCGGGACGCCGCGACCGTGGCGCGCGTCCTCGCCGAACGGCTCGGGGTCGCCCCGACGGCCGAGGCCCTCTCCGGCGTCGCGACCGAGGACCTGCTGCGGGAGCAGAGCCGGATCTCGCTGGAGGTGCGCGGCGGCTCCGACCCCGAGGTCTGGGGGGAGCGGATCGCCGGCGGGTCCATGATGCTGCCGTTCGCGCCGGTCCTCGACGGCGCGCTGATCGAACACATGCCGACCGAGGCGATGCGCGCGGGCGCCGGCCACGGCGTCGACCTGCTGTTCGGCAGCAACACCGAGGAATACCGGCTGTTCCTGGCGCCGACCGGGCTGCTCGACCTCGTCTCGGAGGATCATCTGCCGGGCTACCTGGCCCGGGCCGGCCTGGCGGCCGGGGCGAGCGCGGTCTACGGCGCCTCCGGCCCACTGTCGACGCCCGGGGACGTGCTCTCGGCGGTCATCACCGACCAGAGGTTCCGGATCCCCGCCTACCGCATGGCCGAGGCGCGCGCCAAGGCCCCGGCCGGCACCTTCGGCTACGAGTTCGCCTGGCGGACGCCGCAGATGGACGGGCGCCTGGGCGCCTGCCACGCACTGGAGATCCCGTTCGTCTTCGACAACCTCGCCGTCGGCAGCGGGCTGACCGGCCCCGACGCGCCCGAAGCGCTGGCAGCGGCGATGCACGGTGCGTGGGTCCGCTTCGCCGCGACCGGCGATCCGGGCTGGCCGCGCTGGACCCCGCACACCCGCACCGCGATGCGGTTCGACCACCCGGCCTCCGCGGTCGTGGACGACCCCGGCGCCGAGACCCGCCGCCTCTGGGACGGCGTGCTCACCTGA
- a CDS encoding SCO6745 family protein — translation MASPSPATVSPELARTTWRAVEPLHVSVYFSPEAPAEYAAIGLEPTVMGYFASRSAAFGAVGAETVVATFFNFNPDVVRSVIPKAWEAAAPEAVLAARLRAAGEGLRRIIGAPVLESEAVGEAAELARTAALEAARHPYGRPLFAAHAGLEWPKEPHLVLWHAQSLLREFRGDGHVAALVTAGLDPVEALVTHAATGQASVKGLRRSRGWSREVWDAAVGRLRERGLVAVGEDETVSLTEDGRRLRREIEDRTDALALPAYAAIGAEGCERLTDLAAPLAQAVNDAGILPGTRRA, via the coding sequence ATGGCGTCACCGTCCCCCGCGACCGTCTCCCCCGAACTGGCCCGCACCACCTGGCGGGCGGTCGAACCGCTGCACGTGTCCGTCTACTTCTCCCCCGAGGCGCCCGCCGAGTACGCGGCCATCGGCCTGGAGCCGACGGTCATGGGCTACTTCGCCTCGCGCTCGGCCGCCTTCGGCGCCGTCGGCGCCGAGACCGTCGTCGCCACCTTCTTCAACTTCAACCCCGACGTGGTCCGCTCGGTGATCCCCAAGGCATGGGAGGCCGCGGCGCCCGAGGCGGTCCTGGCCGCGCGGCTGCGCGCCGCGGGCGAGGGGCTGCGCCGGATCATCGGCGCCCCCGTGCTGGAGTCCGAGGCCGTCGGAGAGGCGGCCGAACTGGCGCGCACCGCCGCGCTGGAGGCGGCCCGGCACCCCTACGGCCGTCCGCTGTTCGCCGCGCACGCCGGGCTGGAGTGGCCCAAGGAGCCGCACCTGGTGCTCTGGCACGCCCAGAGCCTGCTGCGGGAGTTCCGCGGTGACGGCCACGTCGCCGCCCTGGTCACCGCCGGGCTGGACCCGGTCGAGGCCCTGGTCACCCACGCCGCGACCGGCCAGGCCAGCGTCAAGGGGCTGCGCAGGAGCCGCGGCTGGAGCCGGGAGGTGTGGGACGCGGCGGTCGGGCGCCTGCGCGAGCGCGGCCTGGTGGCCGTCGGCGAGGACGAGACCGTCTCCCTCACCGAGGACGGGCGGCGGCTGCGCCGGGAGATCGAGGACCGCACCGACGCGCTGGCCCTGCCCGCCTACGCCGCGATCGGCGCCGAGGGCTGCGAGCGCCTGACCGACCTCGCCGCCCCGCTCGCCCAGGCCGTCAACGACGCCGGAATCCTGCCGGGTACCCGTCGGGCCTGA
- a CDS encoding protein phosphatase 2C domain-containing protein translates to MLIRYASEQGDGEHNEDYVAAGTDWAFVLDGATAAPGVRTGCRHGVRWLVHRLGAALATELSSARRRPLPDALAGAIDRTRDAHDGCDLGNPDSPSATAAVARRTEDGLDYLVLADSAVLFPGPDGTVTAVSDDRLDHLPGGRPYSLELVRASRNVRGGFWVAGTAVEAAYEAVTGSVRPADGRLALMTDGCTRLVEHYGHAWSSVWRHLVDSGPESLIAWVRTEERRNGVERGKTHDDATALYAEL, encoded by the coding sequence GTGCTGATCCGCTACGCGAGCGAGCAGGGCGACGGCGAGCACAACGAGGACTACGTCGCGGCCGGGACGGACTGGGCGTTCGTCCTGGACGGGGCGACGGCCGCCCCGGGCGTGCGCACCGGGTGCCGGCACGGTGTGCGGTGGCTGGTGCACCGGCTGGGCGCGGCGCTGGCGACGGAGCTGTCCTCAGCGCGGCGCCGACCCCTGCCCGACGCGCTGGCCGGGGCCATCGACCGGACCCGCGACGCACACGACGGCTGCGACCTGGGCAACCCCGACAGCCCTTCGGCGACCGCCGCGGTGGCACGCCGCACCGAGGACGGCCTGGACTACCTCGTCCTCGCCGACTCCGCCGTGCTGTTCCCCGGGCCGGACGGGACGGTGACCGCCGTGTCCGACGACCGGCTGGACCACCTGCCCGGCGGCCGCCCCTACTCGCTGGAGCTGGTGCGCGCCTCGCGCAACGTCCGCGGGGGCTTCTGGGTGGCGGGCACGGCGGTCGAGGCCGCCTACGAGGCGGTGACCGGATCGGTGCGGCCCGCCGACGGCCGCCTGGCGCTGATGACCGACGGCTGCACCCGGCTCGTGGAGCACTACGGCCACGCCTGGAGCTCGGTGTGGCGTCACCTGGTGGACTCGGGTCCGGAGTCCCTGATCGCCTGGGTCCGCACGGAGGAGCGCCGCAACGGCGTCGAACGGGGCAAGACCCACGACGACGCCACCGCCCTCTACGCCGAGCTGTGA
- a CDS encoding enoyl-CoA hydratase-related protein codes for MPEAPDWANDPETQVLSENRDGVLLLTLNRPDRLNAWNPVMAERLFGLMSAADDDPGVRVVVVTGAGRGFCAGADMEALSMVEGAAGSGFEHGERPLSFPTTLRKPVIAAINGPAAGVGLVVALFADLRFAAEDAKLTTAFSRLGLVAEYGIAWHLPRLVGAARALDLLLSSRIVLGDEAERIGLVNRALPRDQVLDAALDHARILAEGSSPASMAWIKAQVYRGMDSDLTAACEEAAALMPEAFAGADFSEGLAAHLAKRTPDFAGLPPRERG; via the coding sequence ATGCCCGAGGCCCCCGACTGGGCGAACGATCCGGAGACGCAGGTGCTCTCGGAGAACCGCGATGGCGTCCTGCTGCTCACGCTCAACCGCCCCGACCGGCTGAACGCGTGGAACCCGGTGATGGCGGAGCGGCTGTTCGGCCTCATGAGCGCCGCCGATGACGACCCCGGGGTCCGGGTCGTCGTCGTGACCGGCGCCGGGCGCGGGTTCTGCGCCGGCGCCGACATGGAGGCGCTGTCCATGGTGGAGGGGGCCGCCGGATCCGGCTTCGAGCACGGCGAGCGCCCGCTGTCGTTCCCGACCACGCTGCGCAAACCGGTCATCGCCGCGATCAACGGCCCGGCGGCCGGGGTCGGGCTGGTGGTGGCGCTCTTCGCCGACCTGCGCTTCGCCGCCGAGGACGCCAAGCTCACCACGGCGTTCAGCAGGCTCGGCCTGGTCGCCGAGTACGGCATCGCCTGGCACCTCCCCCGCCTGGTGGGCGCGGCCAGGGCGCTGGACCTGCTGCTGTCGTCGCGGATCGTGCTGGGCGACGAGGCCGAGCGCATCGGGCTGGTCAACCGTGCGCTCCCCCGCGACCAGGTGCTCGACGCCGCCCTCGACCACGCCCGCATCCTCGCCGAGGGCAGCTCCCCCGCCTCGATGGCGTGGATCAAGGCGCAGGTCTACCGCGGGATGGACAGCGATCTGACCGCGGCCTGCGAGGAGGCGGCGGCCCTCATGCCCGAGGCGTTCGCCGGCGCCGACTTCTCCGAGGGCCTCGCGGCCCACCTGGCCAAGCGCACGCCGGACTTCGCCGGCCTCCCGCCCCGTGAACGGGGCTGA
- a CDS encoding phosphotriesterase family protein, protein MAQVETVRGPIPVEELGTTLMHEHVFMVNPELLDNHGDFWDEEVRVADAIERLGELRARGVDTIVDPTVIGLGRHLPRIQRVNAEVDINIVAATGLYAFHDLPQFLHYRGPGTPLGGPEPMTEMFVRDIRVGIADTGVKAAFLKCVVDEYLTPQVERVARAVAAASVETGAPITVHTNAEARSGTAALTWFAEEGVDLTRVVVGHAGDSNDLDYLRSLADQGAVLGCDRFGVDTINPTERRVATIAALAEQGYADRIVLSHDAWCYADLFAGEETMALVRQVLPNWNYLHISDDVLPALRAAGVTDAQIDMMLTGTPRRYFSGADAPEAASG, encoded by the coding sequence ATGGCACAGGTCGAGACGGTTCGCGGCCCGATCCCCGTTGAGGAGCTCGGCACGACGCTCATGCACGAGCACGTCTTCATGGTGAACCCGGAGCTGCTGGACAACCACGGCGACTTCTGGGACGAGGAGGTGCGCGTCGCCGACGCGATCGAGCGCCTCGGGGAGCTGCGCGCACGCGGCGTCGACACGATCGTGGACCCGACGGTCATCGGGCTCGGCCGCCACCTCCCGCGCATCCAGCGGGTCAACGCCGAGGTCGACATCAACATCGTCGCCGCCACCGGCCTGTACGCCTTCCACGACCTGCCGCAGTTCCTGCACTACCGGGGGCCGGGCACGCCCCTGGGCGGCCCCGAGCCGATGACCGAGATGTTCGTCCGCGACATCCGCGTGGGCATCGCCGACACCGGGGTGAAGGCCGCCTTCCTCAAGTGCGTCGTGGACGAGTACCTGACACCGCAGGTCGAGCGGGTGGCCCGCGCGGTGGCGGCGGCCAGTGTCGAGACCGGCGCCCCGATCACGGTGCACACCAACGCCGAGGCGCGCAGCGGCACCGCGGCGCTGACGTGGTTCGCCGAGGAGGGGGTCGACCTGACCCGAGTGGTGGTCGGCCACGCCGGCGACAGCAACGACCTCGACTACCTGAGGTCGCTCGCCGACCAGGGCGCCGTCCTGGGCTGCGACCGCTTCGGCGTCGACACGATCAACCCCACCGAGCGGCGCGTCGCCACCATCGCGGCCCTCGCCGAGCAGGGCTACGCCGACCGGATCGTGCTCTCCCACGACGCCTGGTGCTACGCCGACCTGTTCGCCGGAGAGGAGACCATGGCGCTGGTGCGCCAGGTGCTCCCCAACTGGAACTACCTGCACATCAGCGACGACGTGCTGCCGGCGCTGCGCGCGGCGGGCGTCACCGACGCCCAGATCGACATGATGCTCACCGGCACGCCCCGGCGCTACTTCTCGGGGGCGGACGCGCCGGAGGCGGCGTCCGGGTGA